Part of the Candidatus Hydrogenedentota bacterium genome, CGCTTGCCCAACAGTGCGAGACCGCCCGTTGCAAACGCGATATCCGTGGCCATGGGGATACCCCAGCCGCGCGCGGAAGGCGTGCCCCAGTTGATCGCGAGAAAGATCAGCGCGGGGCAGACCATGCCGCCGAGCGCGGCGACCGCCGGCAGCAGCGCCTTGCGGAACGACGCAAGTTCGCCGACCAGCAATTCGCGCTTGATTTCCAGGCCAACGACGAAGAAGAAGATCGCCATCAGACCATCGTTGATCCAGACATGCAACGATTGTTTCAGTTCGGCGCCGCCGAACGACAAGCCAAACGTGATATGCCAAAGGTGGTGATACCACTCTGACGCGGCGGTGTTCGCAAGGACAAGCGCCGCACCCGCGCCCAACAACAGCAGGCACGCCGCGACCGCGTCTTGGCGCGCGATGGCGGCAAGCGGAGATGGCGCATCGAGCCGGGGCAAGCCCTTCGATACCTCTTCAAAGTCGGTGGTTACTTCAGCCATGGGGCTTCCTTATTCGATATCTGCGGCGTATCCCAGATTTCGCAGCGCTTCGATCTCCTCCTGCGTCAACGGCCGCGTCGGACTGCCGACGGGGGTCTGCGGCACTTCGCTGAGCGAGCGGTCGAGGTCGGCGCGCAGCGCGGCGAGTTCCGGCGGGGCCGACGCAATCAGGTCCACGGTTTCCGCGGGATCGCTTTCGATACGGTACAGTTCCTCGGATTTGGTCTCGGTATTGCGAATCAATTTCCATTCGTTCGTGCGGACCGATGCGTACTCCAATCGGGTGATGAACGCATTTTGCCGAGGCTCTCTCTCGCCGCGAACGATGGGCATCAGGCTTTCCCCGTCCATCGCCGGCCCCTGCAATCCCAATAGATCGAGGACTGTCGGCGCAAGGTCGGTCAGTTGTACCATCTTCGGCACCCGTTTGCCGCTATGTTTGCCGTTCGGAAACCGAATGATGAGCGGCACTCTTGCCGACCCTTCGTACACGTGCTCGTGCAGGAACTGTCCGTTCTCGCCGAAATTCTCGCCATGGTCCGAGGTGACGATGATGATCGCGTCGTCGTACACGCCGCGTTCCTTAAGCGCATCGAACAATTTGCCTACGCCCTCGTCTACACCGCGTATTGCATCGTCGTACAGCGCGATCATGTATTCGATTTCTTCCTTGCTCAGCGACTCCTTACCTTCGATTGCGGCGAATAGCAGGTCTGTCGCCTGCAACCTTCCGGCGGCGCGCAAGCTGGGCGGTTCGGTCAGTTCGCTCGCATACTTGAGGAACCTGGGGCGCGGCGGATAGTACGGCAAGTCGCAGCCGACGCAATCGGATTCCTTGAACTTGCTGTGGCTGTCGTAATTGTGAAAGAAGAGGAAGAAAGGCGCGTGCGCGTTGGCGTCTAACCACTGGTACACATGATCGAGCGTCTTGAACAAATGACGTGTAATTGGCGGAGTGGAATAGCGGTCGAATCCCTGCGCAAATCCGCGCGCCGGGTTCAGCCAAATACCGTACCCGGTAAAACCGCCGGTGGCGTACCCCGCGTCGCGGAGGATTTCGGGGAGCGTGACAATCTCCTCCGCGAGATTCGTGTTCGCGGTCACGCGGTGGCGACGCGGGTCCAGCCCTGTCAACATGCTGAGGTGGGCGGTTAGCGTCCACGTCTCGGGTGTGACCGCGTCCTCGAATAGTACCGACTCCTTGGCGAATGCATCGATGTTTGGCGATGTGTCGCGCGCATAGCCATAACACCCAAGGTGGTCGGCGCGCAGTGTATCGCACGATATCAGCACGACAGGAACGCCTTCGCGCCGAGCGCTTGACGCGACTGTTGGGTTGCCCCAGAGCGCGCGGATGGGTCCTTCCGCCGGGGCGATTGTCGAAGTGAGCACGAGGCGCAATTGCTCCCCCGCGTAGGGCCCCAAGTCGGCGCGCACCTCGACCCAACCTTTGTCGGCGGCCGTGACCTCGACATCAACCAGCGTGACAGCAGGCGCCCCCGGCTGCTCGGCGGTGACGGAAAAATGGGCCGCGGCTCCAGCAGGTGGCTCGGGACTTTCGCCGCGCAGTCCCACGTGCGCTGTGAAGAAGGCTTGCGTTGGAACTGTTACGTCCCATTCGTACTTCGGAAGTTCGAGCGTCTCCATGGTCACGCCGCGAATCGTGGCCCGTGTTGGCCCTTTTGGCGCAGCGGGATCGGACGGTTGCGCCGCGAATCGTTGCACCGTTAGACGCTGAACTGAAGGCGGCGCTGGCGCCCGGTTGTTGACCGCGGCAATGGTATCGACCTGCGAGGAACGGGCGTTCGACGAATCGGTGTTACCGCATCCGGCCAAGAAAAATGCGGCACACACAAGCGCCGCGGATGCCACGAACCGATCCATGCTTCGACCGTATCACAGCGCTTCGACATGCGGCAAGGCCGCTTTGTTGACAACCGATCACGCTTGGATGGCAGAGTAACAGGCATGAATTCGCACATTAACAAGCGGGTTTGGCGCTATTTTTTCACAGTGGCAATTGTAGGACTGATCGCCGCCTGCTTCGTTGCGATCCGAATTGGCGAAAGCTTCTCGAGGCCAACGCCTGCGTCCGCGGGCGAGCCTCCGTTCGACTTTCCGTATGAAGATGCGTATTTCTCGAGCAGTTCCGGAAGCACGATCTCCGCATGGCATTTCCCCGTCGACAATGCAACTGCCTGCGTCGTGTTGCTGCATGGCGTGCGCTCCAATCGCTGGGGGCCGGTGCATCGCGTTCCGTTTCTTCGCGCGGCGGGCTACTCCGTTCTCACCATCGATTTTCAGGCACACGGAGAAAGTCCCGGCGACCACATCACGTTTGGATATCTTGAAAGCCGCGATGCACGCGCATCGGTTAGATGGATGCGCGAAAAGTACCCAGGAAAGAAGGTCGCCGTCATTGGCATTTCCATGGGCGCCGCAGCTGCGGTCCTGGGCGACGATCTCCTTGGCGCGGATGCCGTAATACTTGAAACGATGTACGGGACGCTTGCTGAAGCTGTCGACAACCGGATGCGAATGAGTCTCGGTTCCGCTGGCCCATTGTTTTCGTGGGTGTTGCTGGTTCAGTCTAAGCCGCGACTTGGGTTTTGGCCGTCCGAACTTCGGCCGATAGAGCGCATTTCCGATCTGAATGCGCCGGTGTTTATCATCGCGGGCGCCGAAGACCGCCACACGACCATTGCCGAATCGAAACGCATCTTCGATCGAGCGCGTGAACCAAAAGAATTTTGGGCCGTGCCGGGCGCGAGACATGACAACATATGGAGTTTCGCGCAAACTGAGTACGAACGGCGCGTACTCGATTTTCTCGCTCGTTCGCTCGGCACAGCGGATCGAAAAGACGCAGAAGCGATCGGCGCCTCCTGACCCGTCCATCGTTCATGCAACACCGCTGAACCGATTGCATACCATTCGTAGAGCGGTTAGTATTAAGACAGTAACTACACCGCGTGTCACTTAGGGAGAGGGGGAAGCATCTGTGCGTTATTCGGGCCAGGAACGCAGGCGCTACGCGCGCAGCCGGCGCGGGTTTCCCGCGGTGGTGGACGACGGAGGCCCCGGCGTCCTCAATCACATCGACAACATCAGCGCGAACGGCGTGTTGTGCCACACGGTAAAGCCGATTCCGCTCATGACAAAAATGAGTATGGCGCTCGAACTGCCGCGCCCGAATCTGCGGCGAATCGAATGCGAAGGCATTGTCGTCCGATGCCAACCGCACGACGTGGGCGACGATCATTTCAAAGTGGCAATTCTATACACGAAGATCGGCGACGACGACCGCGACGCGATTCACGCCTTCGTCGAGAGCGACATCGCCAACGGAAACAGCGGGGACTAGCTTTTCTTGCGCGACTCGCGCAATAGCCCGGTGCGTCAGGTTCGATGACGAGCAAGAGCCCGCGGCAATCCGCGTTCGAGAGCGCGCTCCTCGTGGTCTGTCTTCTCGTGCTCGGCGCCACGATCGCCTATCCCACGGCACGGCTGCTGATCGAGGCGTTGTCCGGCTGGCAGCCGGACGCGCTTGCACGCAAGGGCGGTTGGACCGCGGTTCGCAACACCGCGCTGATCTCCGCTCTTTCGGTGGTGTGCGCAGGTACTATCGGCACGGGCCTGGCGCTCGCGCTCGCGCGGTTTAGTTTCCCCGGCAGACGCGTCGTCGCCGCGCTCGCATATCTGCCGTTCACGTTGCCGCCGCTCGTCGGCGTCGTGAGTTTCTACTACATCATCGGCAGGGACGGGTTTGTGCCGCGATTCCTGGAGCATGCGCTCGGCTGGGAACATGCCGCGCTCGAAGGCCCCGGCGCGATTCTGTTGATCCACACCTACTCGTTCTTCGTGTTCTTTTATGCGATGGTCTCGGCATCGCTGGAAACGATGGATGCGTCGCTCGTCGAGGCCGCACGGACTCTGGGCGCGTCGCGCTGGCGCGTATTGACGCGTGTGACCCTGCCGTTGCTGCGCCCCGCGTTGGTCGGCGCGGCGCTACTCACGTTTATGTCCTCCGGCGCCTCGTTCAGCGCGCCGCTCATTTTCGGCAACGACTACCCCATGTTGAGCGTCCGCATTTACGAAGAGCAGAACGCGCACAACGACGCCCACGCGCAAACGCTTACGATCGTGCTTGCCGCGGTGTCGCTCCTGGGCGTGCTCGTGCTTCGCTCGTCGCGCGCATCACGTTCGGGCGCGAGCAAGGGCGCGCGCAAATCGATTCGCAGCGCCGCGGGACGTTGGGCCGCGTTTGCGTGCGCAATGGCCGTCATCGCCGTATTGCTCGCGCCGCACATCACGATTCTCTGGCTCTCGTTTGTCGATCACCGGAAATGGTATTCGGAAGTGTTCCCTACGGTGTGGACTTTCGAGAACTACGCGGCCATCTTTCGCGATCCGTCGGCGTTTCGCCCCATTCGCAACAGCCTGTGGATGAGTGCCGTCGCGGCGATTGGCGCCTTGATCGCCGCGCTGCCCGCGGCCTATCTCATCGCCCGCCGCAAGCGCGGCGGCCCATGGGTGAATGCGCTCGTGATGGTGCCGTGGGCATTGCCGGGCACAGTTATCGCCATCAACCTCATCGTGGCGTTCAACGACAACTGGCTCCCGCTCGTCGGCACGGTCTGGATGGTCCCGCTCGCGTATTTCGTGCGCAACGTCCCGCTCATGACGCGCTTCTGCGCGTCCGCCATCGAACCGTTCGACGCGTCGCTCATCGAGGCCGGGCGCTCGCTCGGCGCGTCGCCCGCATACTGCTTCCGGCGCATTGTTTTGCCGCTTGTAGCGCCCGCAATCGGCGCTGGACTCGCGCTTGTGTTCGCGACGTGCCTCGGAGAGTTTGTGGCATCGGTGTTGTTGTGGGTCCCCGCAAACATTCCCATCGCCGTGCAGATCAACAGCGAATGGCGCGGTTCGGGAATCGGTTCGGCGTTCGCCTACAGCGTACTGTTGATGATTCTTGTCGCCACGACGTATGTGATCTCGCGCAGGTTTTCGTCACGGATGTTATAAGCCGGCACACCGGCAAGTGGGCTTGTACCTTGCCTACTTTCCTGCTCGAGCTCCTGCTCGTCGTCGTAATCGATTCTCGACAAACCGGGTAAACGATTCACGAGTCCGACGGCGAGCAGGATCAATTTAAGCCGCGTGGTCTGCCATCGTTTCCGTGTACTACTTGGCAGCCGATGCCTTCGGCAATACCGCCTCGCCCGCCGCGATCGCCTGTTTCACTACGGTCGGTCCCAGCGTTTCGCCATAGAACGACACACCTGGCTCG contains:
- a CDS encoding sulfatase: MDRFVASAALVCAAFFLAGCGNTDSSNARSSQVDTIAAVNNRAPAPPSVQRLTVQRFAAQPSDPAAPKGPTRATIRGVTMETLELPKYEWDVTVPTQAFFTAHVGLRGESPEPPAGAAAHFSVTAEQPGAPAVTLVDVEVTAADKGWVEVRADLGPYAGEQLRLVLTSTIAPAEGPIRALWGNPTVASSARREGVPVVLISCDTLRADHLGCYGYARDTSPNIDAFAKESVLFEDAVTPETWTLTAHLSMLTGLDPRRHRVTANTNLAEEIVTLPEILRDAGYATGGFTGYGIWLNPARGFAQGFDRYSTPPITRHLFKTLDHVYQWLDANAHAPFFLFFHNYDSHSKFKESDCVGCDLPYYPPRPRFLKYASELTEPPSLRAAGRLQATDLLFAAIEGKESLSKEEIEYMIALYDDAIRGVDEGVGKLFDALKERGVYDDAIIIVTSDHGENFGENGQFLHEHVYEGSARVPLIIRFPNGKHSGKRVPKMVQLTDLAPTVLDLLGLQGPAMDGESLMPIVRGEREPRQNAFITRLEYASVRTNEWKLIRNTETKSEELYRIESDPAETVDLIASAPPELAALRADLDRSLSEVPQTPVGSPTRPLTQEEIEALRNLGYAADIE
- a CDS encoding alpha/beta fold hydrolase, producing MNSHINKRVWRYFFTVAIVGLIAACFVAIRIGESFSRPTPASAGEPPFDFPYEDAYFSSSSGSTISAWHFPVDNATACVVLLHGVRSNRWGPVHRVPFLRAAGYSVLTIDFQAHGESPGDHITFGYLESRDARASVRWMREKYPGKKVAVIGISMGAAAAVLGDDLLGADAVILETMYGTLAEAVDNRMRMSLGSAGPLFSWVLLVQSKPRLGFWPSELRPIERISDLNAPVFIIAGAEDRHTTIAESKRIFDRAREPKEFWAVPGARHDNIWSFAQTEYERRVLDFLARSLGTADRKDAEAIGAS
- a CDS encoding PilZ domain-containing protein, with the translated sequence MRYSGQERRRYARSRRGFPAVVDDGGPGVLNHIDNISANGVLCHTVKPIPLMTKMSMALELPRPNLRRIECEGIVVRCQPHDVGDDHFKVAILYTKIGDDDRDAIHAFVESDIANGNSGD
- a CDS encoding iron ABC transporter permease; its protein translation is MTSKSPRQSAFESALLVVCLLVLGATIAYPTARLLIEALSGWQPDALARKGGWTAVRNTALISALSVVCAGTIGTGLALALARFSFPGRRVVAALAYLPFTLPPLVGVVSFYYIIGRDGFVPRFLEHALGWEHAALEGPGAILLIHTYSFFVFFYAMVSASLETMDASLVEAARTLGASRWRVLTRVTLPLLRPALVGAALLTFMSSGASFSAPLIFGNDYPMLSVRIYEEQNAHNDAHAQTLTIVLAAVSLLGVLVLRSSRASRSGASKGARKSIRSAAGRWAAFACAMAVIAVLLAPHITILWLSFVDHRKWYSEVFPTVWTFENYAAIFRDPSAFRPIRNSLWMSAVAAIGALIAALPAAYLIARRKRGGPWVNALVMVPWALPGTVIAINLIVAFNDNWLPLVGTVWMVPLAYFVRNVPLMTRFCASAIEPFDASLIEAGRSLGASPAYCFRRIVLPLVAPAIGAGLALVFATCLGEFVASVLLWVPANIPIAVQINSEWRGSGIGSAFAYSVLLMILVATTYVISRRFSSRML